The following are encoded in a window of Streptomyces sp. 11x1 genomic DNA:
- a CDS encoding SpoIIE family protein phosphatase: MADQQDAPTAAVVVDADGVVSGWSEGATLLLGWTAADTVGQPVAELLADPVPPGFPEDHGVGPDPTGFVPLRHRDGSTLDAVVAVHPLHGTDSRALGHVLTVQRWGRRPVIADRAFEQCPFALGVYDPELRFLWINASSGRVIAHTEEQVLGKKYREVLPEFDRSLFPERDDKPYTDALAEVARTGEATRLITVFRPRGSDYANAWATSIWPVRDAEGKVRAVANWGFDMSAEYWARQRLLLLNEASGGIGRTLDVIGTAEELARTPVPGFVDLVTVDLFDEVLRGDEPPSPPAFSPRDALTLSRAARHSARDDDSSLTEPPKPVSHAAGSVAARCMATGRSTVELTAESGQGGEWAFGPGLAADPAHWPPGNPVVDESLAEDGLTGRITVPLRARGALLGVVVFSRLDRPEAFTADDLILAEELTAKAAVAIDNARRYSRERTTALTLQRSLLPQRLPSQEAVEVASRYLPAGTGSEVGGDWFDVIPLSGARVALVVGDVVGHGLHASASMGRLRTAVRTLADVDLPPDELLTHLDDLVLHLAGDHHPGGHFQPTGESGATCLYAVYDPVSRRFTVASAGHPLPLVVFPDGTSMPVPAQPGPPLGIGGLPFEATEVELPEGSLLALYTDGLVESRERDVDQRIAELLRVLKPSATSLETLCDTVMDAMLLPDRRTDDAALLLARTHALDPHHVADWDVEADFAQVQQARQAAVDQVEAWGLAEAAFITELVVSELVTNAIRYGEPPIRLRLIRDTSLICEVSDGSNTAPHLRRARAFDEGGRGLLLVAQLTQGWGTRHTTDGKTIWCAQTLTPPKP, from the coding sequence ATGGCCGACCAGCAGGATGCCCCCACTGCCGCCGTGGTGGTCGACGCGGACGGCGTGGTGAGCGGCTGGAGCGAGGGAGCCACACTGCTGCTGGGCTGGACGGCGGCGGACACCGTCGGGCAACCGGTGGCCGAGCTGCTGGCCGATCCCGTACCGCCCGGCTTCCCGGAGGACCATGGCGTCGGCCCCGACCCCACGGGGTTCGTCCCCCTCCGCCACCGGGACGGTTCCACGCTGGACGCCGTGGTGGCGGTCCACCCCCTGCACGGCACCGACAGCCGGGCGCTGGGCCACGTCCTGACCGTGCAACGCTGGGGGCGCCGCCCGGTGATCGCCGACCGGGCCTTCGAGCAGTGTCCCTTCGCGCTGGGTGTGTACGACCCTGAGCTGCGGTTCCTGTGGATCAACGCCTCCTCCGGCCGGGTGATCGCGCACACCGAGGAGCAGGTGCTCGGCAAGAAGTACCGCGAGGTGCTTCCGGAGTTCGACCGCTCGCTGTTCCCCGAACGGGACGACAAGCCCTACACCGACGCGCTCGCCGAAGTGGCGAGGACGGGCGAGGCCACGCGTCTCATCACCGTCTTCCGCCCGCGCGGCAGTGACTACGCCAATGCCTGGGCCACCAGCATCTGGCCCGTCCGGGACGCCGAGGGCAAGGTCCGCGCGGTCGCCAACTGGGGATTCGACATGAGCGCCGAGTACTGGGCCCGGCAGCGCCTGCTTCTCCTCAACGAGGCCAGCGGCGGAATCGGCCGGACACTCGACGTGATCGGCACGGCCGAGGAGCTGGCCAGGACCCCCGTACCGGGATTCGTCGACCTCGTCACCGTGGACCTCTTCGACGAGGTGCTGCGCGGGGACGAGCCGCCCTCGCCACCCGCGTTCAGCCCCCGCGATGCCCTCACGCTCAGCCGCGCCGCCCGGCACAGCGCGAGGGACGACGACTCCTCCCTCACCGAGCCCCCCAAGCCGGTCAGCCACGCCGCCGGTTCCGTGGCCGCCCGCTGTATGGCCACCGGCAGGTCCACGGTCGAGCTGACCGCGGAGTCCGGGCAGGGCGGCGAATGGGCGTTCGGGCCGGGGCTCGCCGCCGACCCGGCCCACTGGCCGCCGGGAAACCCGGTGGTCGACGAGTCGCTCGCCGAGGACGGACTGACCGGCCGGATCACCGTGCCGCTGCGGGCGCGCGGCGCGCTGCTCGGTGTCGTCGTGTTCTCCCGCCTGGACCGGCCCGAGGCCTTCACCGCCGACGATCTGATCCTCGCCGAGGAGCTGACCGCGAAGGCTGCCGTCGCCATCGACAACGCCCGCCGGTACTCACGCGAGCGCACGACCGCGCTGACCCTGCAGCGCAGTCTGCTGCCGCAGCGGCTGCCGAGCCAGGAGGCGGTCGAGGTGGCCTCCCGCTATCTGCCCGCCGGGACCGGCTCGGAGGTGGGCGGTGACTGGTTCGACGTCATTCCGCTGTCCGGCGCCCGTGTCGCCCTGGTCGTCGGTGATGTCGTGGGGCACGGCCTGCACGCATCGGCCAGCATGGGGCGGCTGCGCACGGCGGTGCGCACCCTCGCCGACGTGGACCTGCCGCCGGACGAGCTGCTCACCCATCTGGACGATCTGGTCCTGCACCTCGCCGGCGACCACCATCCCGGCGGGCACTTCCAGCCGACCGGCGAGTCCGGGGCCACCTGCCTGTACGCCGTCTACGACCCGGTCTCGCGCCGTTTCACGGTGGCGAGCGCCGGCCATCCGCTGCCGCTGGTCGTCTTCCCGGACGGCACCAGCATGCCCGTGCCCGCGCAGCCGGGGCCGCCGCTCGGCATCGGCGGGCTGCCCTTCGAGGCGACCGAGGTGGAGCTCCCCGAGGGCAGTCTGCTCGCCCTGTACACCGACGGCCTGGTGGAGAGCCGCGAACGCGACGTGGACCAGCGGATCGCCGAGCTGCTGAGGGTCCTGAAGCCTTCCGCGACGTCACTGGAGACCCTCTGCGACACGGTGATGGACGCCATGCTCCTGCCCGATCGCCGCACCGACGACGCGGCCCTGCTGCTCGCTCGCACGCACGCGCTGGACCCCCACCATGTCGCCGACTGGGACGTCGAGGCCGACTTCGCGCAGGTGCAGCAGGCCCGGCAGGCGGCCGTCGACCAGGTGGAGGCGTGGGGTCTGGCCGAGGCGGCGTTCATCACCGAACTGGTCGTCAGCGAGCTGGTCACCAACGCCATCAGGTACGGCGAGCCACCGATCCGGCTGCGGCTGATCCGTGACACCTCCCTGATCTGCGAGGTGTCCGACGGCAGCAACACCGCCCCCCATCTACGCCGGGCCCGCGCCTTCGACGAGGGCGGCCGGGGCCTGTTGCTCGTCGCCCAGCTCACGCAGGGGTGGGGCACCCGGCACACCACCGACGGAAAGACGATCTGGTGCGCCCAGACCCTCACCCCTCCGAAGCCTTGA
- a CDS encoding LacI family DNA-binding transcriptional regulator yields the protein MAGDPPRRQPTLDAVAELAGVSRSVASRALNNAPHVSRGKREAVERAVRQLGYVPNPTARALATRQTGAAALVVSGEDPSIFADPFFAQVIVGASAALEEGDLHLMLCLAATDRGRRRVEELLRGKGADGVMLMALRENDPLARIAEEAEMPVVFGGRPVGSAPRWYVDVDNTGGAREATEYLLSLGRNRVAAICGPLDAEVSRARYRGYRDAMLAAGREPFPPYEGDFTEPGGAAVMAALLAEHPDVDAVFAANDNMGAGALRTLRGAGRPVPEDVAVVGFDDLAVARIADPPLTTVHQPITALGREMARMLVALVNGQDPTPLILPTRLVLRSSA from the coding sequence ATGGCGGGCGATCCGCCGCGTCGGCAGCCCACGCTCGACGCCGTGGCAGAACTCGCGGGTGTCTCCCGCTCCGTGGCCTCCCGCGCCCTCAACAACGCGCCGCACGTCAGCCGGGGGAAGCGCGAGGCCGTCGAGCGGGCCGTCCGACAGCTCGGCTACGTGCCCAATCCGACGGCCCGCGCGCTGGCCACGCGGCAGACGGGAGCGGCCGCGCTGGTCGTCTCGGGAGAGGATCCGTCGATCTTCGCGGATCCCTTCTTCGCCCAGGTGATCGTGGGGGCGTCGGCCGCACTGGAGGAGGGCGACCTGCATCTGATGCTGTGCCTGGCCGCGACCGACCGGGGCCGCAGACGGGTGGAGGAACTGCTGCGCGGCAAGGGCGCCGACGGCGTCATGCTGATGGCGCTGCGCGAGAACGATCCGCTGGCTCGGATAGCCGAGGAGGCGGAGATGCCGGTGGTGTTCGGCGGCCGCCCCGTCGGTTCGGCCCCGCGCTGGTACGTGGACGTCGACAACACGGGCGGAGCGCGCGAGGCCACCGAGTACCTGCTCTCCCTGGGGCGCAACCGGGTGGCCGCGATCTGCGGGCCGCTGGACGCCGAGGTGAGCCGCGCGCGGTACCGCGGCTACCGGGACGCGATGCTGGCCGCCGGGCGCGAACCGTTCCCGCCGTACGAGGGTGACTTCACGGAGCCCGGCGGGGCCGCCGTCATGGCCGCGCTGCTGGCGGAACACCCGGATGTGGACGCGGTGTTCGCCGCCAACGACAACATGGGGGCGGGGGCGCTGCGCACCTTGCGGGGGGCGGGGCGGCCGGTTCCCGAGGATGTCGCCGTGGTCGGGTTCGACGACCTGGCCGTGGCCCGGATCGCCGATCCGCCGCTCACCACCGTCCACCAGCCGATAACGGCTCTCGGACGGGAGATGGCGCGCATGCTCGTCGCGCTCGTCAACGGGCAGGACCCCACCCCGCTGATCCTGCCCACGCGCCTGGTTCTCCGCTCCAGCGCCTGA
- a CDS encoding glycoside hydrolase family 6 protein, whose translation MRRRLRALMAALCSLPLAFAAAPSAHAADPTSMTSGFYVDPDNSAKRWTAANPGDGRASAINASIANTPMARWFGSWSGSIGTATSSFTGAADSRDKLPILVAYNVYNRDYCGGHSAGGASSPSAYASWISQFAGGIGNRPALVILEPDSLGDYGCMNQAQIAERQSMLSGAVSQFNRQAPNTWVYMDAGNPAWTDAATMAKRLHEAGLRQAHGFSLNISNYLTTGENTAYGNAVNSQLSARYGYTKPFVVDTSRNGNGSNGQWCNPSGRRIGPATQMGGGAEMLLWIKVPGESDGNCGVGSGSSAGQFLPEVAYKMIYGY comes from the coding sequence ATGCGCCGCAGGCTCCGCGCCCTGATGGCAGCGCTCTGCTCGCTACCGCTCGCGTTCGCCGCCGCTCCGTCCGCCCATGCCGCCGACCCGACCAGCATGACCAGCGGGTTCTATGTGGACCCCGACAACAGCGCGAAGCGGTGGACCGCCGCCAACCCCGGTGACGGCCGGGCGTCCGCGATCAACGCCTCCATCGCGAACACCCCGATGGCCCGCTGGTTCGGCTCGTGGAGCGGCTCGATCGGCACGGCCACGAGTTCGTTCACGGGCGCCGCGGACAGCCGGGACAAGCTGCCCATCCTCGTCGCGTACAACGTCTACAACCGCGACTACTGCGGCGGGCACTCCGCGGGCGGCGCCTCCTCGCCGTCCGCCTACGCGAGCTGGATCTCCCAGTTCGCCGGTGGCATCGGCAACCGTCCGGCCCTGGTGATCCTGGAGCCGGACTCGCTCGGGGACTACGGCTGCATGAACCAGGCGCAGATAGCCGAGCGCCAGAGCATGCTCAGCGGCGCCGTCTCCCAGTTCAACCGCCAGGCCCCCAACACCTGGGTCTACATGGACGCCGGCAACCCCGCCTGGACGGACGCCGCGACCATGGCCAAGCGGCTGCACGAGGCGGGCCTGCGGCAGGCCCACGGCTTCTCGCTGAACATCTCCAACTACCTCACCACGGGCGAGAACACCGCCTACGGCAACGCGGTGAACAGCCAGCTGAGTGCCCGCTACGGCTACACCAAGCCGTTCGTCGTGGACACCAGCCGCAACGGCAACGGCTCCAACGGCCAGTGGTGCAACCCCTCGGGCCGCCGCATCGGCCCCGCCACCCAGATGGGCGGCGGCGCCGAGATGCTGCTGTGGATCAAGGTGCCGGGCGAGTCGGACGGCAACTGCGGCGTCGGCTCCGGCTCCTCGGCCGGTCAGTTCCTGCCCGAGGTCGCCTACAAGATGATCTACGGCTACTGA
- a CDS encoding phytanoyl-CoA dioxygenase family protein yields MPTSKHLLTSVQVARFVAQGFLRLDGVVPPDINERAVAALAEGLPGVPYGTPLSAAFPPDTFVHALLELPVVAGAVESLVGPGPTVDHQAVHVREPHEGHAQDLHADAIIDVRPDAFDLQLMYYPHEVTAEMGGTLSVPGSHLRRINETDIGRVQNLRGQTRLTCPAGTVVLVHHGIWHGGRRNDSARRRFMYKLRLNPTVPQVRLWDTGDLHDPAVTAELDTHFPWYEQATGRLEIYNRVLLWRALTGDESFDVEYWVTRVSNRPALRSHA; encoded by the coding sequence ATGCCTACCAGCAAGCACCTCCTGACCTCGGTTCAGGTGGCCCGCTTCGTCGCGCAGGGATTCCTGCGCCTGGACGGGGTGGTGCCGCCGGACATCAACGAACGGGCCGTCGCCGCGCTGGCCGAGGGCCTGCCGGGAGTGCCGTACGGCACCCCGCTGAGCGCGGCGTTCCCGCCCGACACCTTCGTCCACGCGCTGCTCGAACTGCCGGTCGTCGCCGGTGCCGTGGAGAGTCTGGTCGGACCCGGACCGACCGTCGACCACCAGGCCGTGCACGTCCGCGAGCCCCACGAGGGCCACGCGCAGGACCTGCACGCGGACGCGATCATCGACGTACGGCCGGACGCGTTCGACCTCCAGCTCATGTACTACCCGCACGAGGTGACCGCCGAGATGGGCGGCACCCTCAGCGTGCCCGGCAGCCATCTGCGCCGGATCAACGAGACGGACATCGGCCGCGTCCAGAACCTGCGGGGGCAGACCCGGCTGACCTGCCCGGCCGGCACGGTCGTCCTCGTGCACCACGGCATCTGGCACGGCGGCCGCCGCAACGACTCCGCGCGCCGCCGCTTCATGTACAAGCTGCGCCTCAACCCGACCGTGCCGCAGGTGCGCCTGTGGGACACCGGCGACCTGCACGACCCGGCCGTCACGGCGGAGTTGGACACCCACTTCCCGTGGTACGAGCAGGCCACCGGCCGACTGGAGATCTACAACCGGGTCCTGCTGTGGCGGGCCCTGACCGGTGACGAGTCGTTCGACGTCGAGTACTGGGTCACGCGCGTCAGCAACCGGCCCGCCCTGAGGAGCCACGCATGA
- a CDS encoding helix-turn-helix transcriptional regulator gives MSNDYDEAVADEGTAVDREPDPSDSLRTWGAVTQALREHAGYSRAEFADLVRFSRHTVESVEQGRRMPDANYVRRADELLGNTGALRKSSQYVTRGRGDVGLAAWFRQWARLERVAVSLCTYECRLVPGLLQSRDYARAVFEGTVPVTPDDRLDSFMDRRMECQRMLFERPTTPFSFIVEEHVFRRRFGDDVRMRGMLDHVLELSTPRNVTLQIVPLEAGLHACLDGPVQLLETPQGQRLAYSEGQQNGRLISDSKEVSLLHQRYDTLRSQALNAKDSRALLERLRGELDL, from the coding sequence ATGAGCAACGACTACGACGAGGCAGTGGCCGACGAGGGGACGGCGGTGGACCGCGAACCCGATCCCTCGGACAGTCTGCGGACATGGGGCGCCGTGACACAGGCGCTGCGCGAGCACGCGGGCTACAGCCGGGCGGAGTTCGCGGATCTCGTCCGCTTCTCCCGGCACACGGTGGAATCGGTGGAGCAGGGACGTCGGATGCCGGACGCGAACTACGTGCGGCGGGCCGACGAACTGCTGGGCAACACCGGGGCCTTGCGCAAGTCGTCACAGTATGTGACGCGGGGGCGGGGGGACGTGGGCCTGGCGGCCTGGTTCCGCCAGTGGGCCCGGCTGGAGCGGGTCGCGGTGAGCCTGTGCACGTACGAATGCAGGCTGGTGCCGGGCCTGTTGCAGTCACGGGACTACGCGCGGGCGGTCTTCGAGGGGACCGTCCCGGTGACCCCGGACGACCGGCTGGACAGCTTCATGGACCGCCGGATGGAGTGTCAGCGGATGCTGTTCGAGCGGCCGACGACACCGTTCAGCTTCATCGTCGAGGAGCATGTGTTCCGGCGGCGGTTCGGCGACGACGTGCGGATGCGGGGGATGCTCGACCATGTGCTGGAGCTGAGCACGCCCCGCAATGTGACGCTCCAGATCGTGCCGTTGGAGGCCGGGTTGCACGCGTGCCTCGACGGGCCCGTGCAGTTGTTGGAGACGCCGCAGGGGCAGCGGCTCGCGTACTCCGAGGGACAGCAGAACGGCCGTCTGATCTCCGACTCGAAAGAGGTGAGCCTGCTCCACCAGCGCTATGACACACTGCGCTCGCAGGCCCTGAATGCCAAGGATTCCCGGGCGCTGCTGGAGCGACTCCGAGGGGAACTGGACCTATGA
- a CDS encoding C40 family peptidase has translation MVSRTNVIRTLIALMALLFWAPVSTASAAPAAPAAGDCRPLASGASAAAERAIAAACAEVAAGTWYTWGGGHGATPGATYGQVDPSDPASEHDPERRGFDCSGLVRYAYAQATGGRDILNGVASQQFYTHRAAARFTAAQGLAPLLPGDLLAYGKDSTDMQHIAIYLGAGKMVEARQSGTKLMVSDVRLGSTYFGAVRVNTGEPTGHIHQTWGTGVWTKALPSLGADRVYAFPYSTTIRVYCQKHAELVRAEGYENDVWSYLPDYRAWVTNIYIKGPAWLAGVPDCKDVPPIS, from the coding sequence ATGGTGAGCCGGACCAATGTCATCCGCACACTGATCGCCCTCATGGCGCTGCTCTTCTGGGCGCCGGTGTCCACGGCCTCGGCGGCACCCGCCGCCCCCGCCGCCGGTGACTGCCGACCTCTCGCGTCCGGCGCCTCCGCCGCCGCCGAGCGGGCGATCGCCGCCGCCTGCGCCGAGGTCGCCGCGGGCACCTGGTACACCTGGGGCGGTGGCCACGGGGCCACACCCGGGGCCACCTACGGGCAGGTCGACCCCTCCGACCCCGCCAGCGAACACGACCCCGAGCGGCGCGGGTTCGACTGCTCCGGCCTGGTCCGGTACGCGTACGCCCAGGCCACCGGTGGCAGGGACATCCTCAACGGCGTCGCCAGCCAGCAGTTCTACACACACCGCGCCGCCGCCCGCTTCACCGCCGCCCAGGGCCTCGCCCCGCTGCTGCCCGGCGATCTCCTCGCCTACGGCAAGGACTCGACGGACATGCAGCACATCGCCATCTACCTCGGCGCGGGCAAGATGGTCGAGGCCAGGCAGTCCGGCACCAAGCTGATGGTGAGTGACGTCCGGCTGGGCAGCACCTACTTCGGCGCCGTCCGCGTCAACACCGGCGAACCCACCGGCCACATCCACCAGACGTGGGGCACCGGCGTCTGGACCAAGGCCCTGCCCAGCCTCGGGGCCGACCGCGTCTATGCCTTCCCGTACTCGACCACCATCCGCGTGTACTGCCAGAAGCACGCGGAGCTGGTCCGGGCGGAGGGCTACGAGAACGACGTCTGGTCCTACCTGCCGGACTACCGGGCCTGGGTCACCAACATCTACATCAAGGGCCCGGCCTGGCTGGCGGGCGTGCCCGACTGCAAGGACGTGCCACCCATCTCCTGA